Proteins encoded within one genomic window of Streptomyces taklimakanensis:
- a CDS encoding RDD family protein, which produces MSQLVTGDAVVLGLRPARLPSRALAVVIDLVVLWGVYLALSMMVLSGTGSLDEAATAAVAVALLVLVLMGGPVLVETLSHGRSLGKMACGLRVVREDGGPIRFRHALVRGALGFVEIQMSAGVIACVASLVSARGRRLGDVFAGTLVVRERIPVARPTPVPPPPPWVTDRLAGLDLSRVPEGLWLAVRQYLLRVDQLDPQASWSVAQRLAADVAARTGAPIPERMPPAMYLSGVVAERQARDALRAFGTGREAERPAGSSPFAPPFAPPSAPPEPAVPAAPTVAPRGPAGPPPPPEAPPGAPPVSDPGGGGTSDERRTGFVPPA; this is translated from the coding sequence GTGAGTCAACTCGTGACGGGTGATGCGGTGGTGCTCGGGCTGCGGCCCGCGAGGCTGCCGAGCCGGGCCTTGGCCGTCGTCATCGACCTGGTCGTGCTCTGGGGCGTCTATCTGGCGCTGTCCATGATGGTGTTGTCGGGCACCGGTTCGCTGGACGAGGCGGCGACGGCGGCGGTGGCCGTGGCCCTGCTGGTGCTGGTCCTGATGGGCGGGCCGGTGCTGGTCGAGACGCTGAGCCACGGCCGCTCGCTGGGGAAGATGGCGTGCGGGTTGCGGGTGGTGCGGGAGGACGGCGGACCGATCCGTTTCCGGCACGCGTTGGTGCGCGGGGCACTGGGCTTCGTGGAGATCCAGATGTCGGCCGGTGTGATCGCGTGCGTCGCCTCCCTGGTGTCCGCCCGGGGGCGGCGGCTGGGGGACGTGTTCGCCGGGACGCTGGTGGTGCGGGAGCGGATTCCGGTGGCGCGGCCCACTCCGGTGCCGCCTCCGCCGCCGTGGGTGACCGACCGGTTGGCGGGGCTGGACCTGTCGCGGGTGCCGGAGGGGCTGTGGTTGGCGGTGCGGCAGTACCTGCTGCGGGTGGACCAACTCGATCCGCAGGCGAGCTGGTCGGTGGCCCAGCGGCTGGCGGCCGACGTCGCGGCCCGCACCGGGGCTCCGATACCGGAGCGGATGCCACCGGCCATGTACCTCTCCGGCGTGGTCGCCGAGCGGCAGGCGCGGGACGCGCTGCGCGCGTTCGGAACCGGGCGGGAGGCGGAGCGGCCCGCGGGCTCGTCGCCCTTCGCGCCGCCCTTCGCACCGCCCTCGGCTCCTCCGGAGCCGGCCGTCCCGGCCGCCCCGACCGTCGCTCCCCGGGGCCCCGCCGGGCCGCCCCCTCCCCCGGAGGCTCCCCCGGGGGCGCCCCCGGTGTCGGACCCCGGCGGCGGGGGGACGTCGGACGAGCGGCGGACCGGGTTCGTGCCGCCCGCCTGA
- the ahcY gene encoding adenosylhomocysteinase has translation MTTTDAPTGASTDSTDTVRDFKVADLSLAEFGRKEIKLAEHEMPGLMAIRAEYAAAQPLAGARITGSLHMTVQTAVLIETLVALGARVRWASCNIFSTQDHAAAAIAVGPDGTPDDPRGVPVFAWKGETLDEYWWCTEQALTWPDAPTGGPNMILDDGGDATLLVHKGVEYEKAGAVPDVSTAESEEHAVILRLLSRTLGENPTKWTNLASEIRGVTEETTTGVHRLYEMQREGSLLFPAINVNDSVTKSKFDNKYGCRHSLIDGINRATDTLIGGKVAVVCGYGDVGKGCAESLRGQGARVIVTEIDPICALQAAMDGYQVATLEDVVETADIFVTTTGNKDIILAEHMRRMKHQAIVGNIGHFDNEIDMAGLAKIPGIVKDEVKPQVHTWTFPDGRSIIVLSEGRLLNLGNATGHPSFVMSNSFANQTIAQIELFTKTDQYPVGVYVLPKQLDEKVARLHLEALGAKLTTLRPEQAAYIGVPVEGPYKPDHYRY, from the coding sequence ATGACGACGACCGACGCGCCCACCGGCGCCTCGACCGACTCGACCGACACCGTGCGGGACTTCAAGGTCGCCGACCTCTCCCTGGCCGAGTTCGGCCGCAAGGAGATCAAACTGGCCGAGCACGAGATGCCCGGCCTGATGGCGATCCGCGCCGAGTACGCCGCCGCCCAGCCGCTGGCGGGCGCGAGGATCACCGGCTCGCTGCACATGACCGTGCAGACCGCCGTGCTGATCGAGACCCTGGTGGCGCTGGGCGCCCGGGTGCGCTGGGCGTCCTGCAACATCTTCTCCACCCAGGACCACGCCGCCGCCGCGATCGCGGTCGGCCCGGACGGTACCCCCGACGACCCGCGCGGCGTGCCGGTCTTCGCCTGGAAGGGCGAGACGCTGGACGAGTACTGGTGGTGCACCGAGCAGGCGCTGACCTGGCCGGACGCGCCCACCGGCGGACCGAACATGATCCTGGACGACGGCGGTGACGCCACGCTGCTGGTCCACAAGGGCGTGGAGTACGAGAAGGCCGGCGCCGTCCCCGACGTCTCGACGGCCGAGTCCGAGGAGCACGCCGTCATCCTCCGGCTGCTGAGCCGCACCCTGGGCGAGAACCCGACCAAGTGGACGAACCTGGCCTCCGAGATCCGCGGGGTGACGGAGGAGACCACCACCGGCGTCCACCGCCTGTACGAGATGCAGCGCGAGGGCTCCCTGCTGTTCCCGGCGATCAACGTCAACGACTCGGTGACCAAGTCGAAGTTCGACAACAAGTACGGTTGCCGCCACTCGCTGATCGACGGCATCAACCGGGCCACCGACACCCTCATCGGCGGCAAGGTCGCGGTGGTCTGCGGCTACGGCGACGTGGGCAAGGGATGCGCGGAGTCGCTGCGCGGCCAGGGCGCCCGGGTCATCGTCACCGAGATCGACCCGATCTGCGCCCTGCAGGCCGCGATGGACGGCTACCAGGTCGCCACCCTGGAGGACGTCGTCGAGACCGCCGACATCTTCGTCACCACCACCGGCAACAAGGACATCATCCTGGCCGAGCACATGCGGCGGATGAAGCACCAGGCGATCGTCGGCAACATCGGTCACTTCGACAACGAGATCGACATGGCCGGCCTGGCGAAGATCCCCGGCATCGTCAAGGACGAGGTCAAGCCGCAGGTGCACACCTGGACCTTCCCCGACGGAAGGTCGATCATCGTGCTCTCCGAGGGCCGGCTGCTGAACCTGGGCAACGCCACCGGACACCCGTCGTTCGTGATGTCCAACAGCTTCGCCAACCAGACCATCGCCCAGATCGAGCTGTTCACCAAGACCGATCAGTACCCGGTCGGGGTGTACGTGCTGCCCAAGCAGTTGGACGAGAAGGTCGCCCGTCTCCACCTGGAGGCACTGGGCGCCAAGCTCACCACCCTCCGTCCGGAGCAGGCCGCCTACATCGGCGTCCCCGTCGAGGGCCCCTACAAGCCCGACCACTACCGCTACTGA